One genomic window of Salvelinus namaycush isolate Seneca chromosome 22, SaNama_1.0, whole genome shotgun sequence includes the following:
- the LOC120017481 gene encoding vicilin-like seed storage protein At2g18540, which yields MRQTHPHVHPRSSLTGQEKVKDEVNRPEIASPEELSEEVQRRGAEIANMYKAQLKERMAQKRKEEILKKRVNNDDKNDDTEASCSSAVEQSNTPATAPERPASPDATPVAAQKDTQGDTQQDLADVVNVLKRQSSDLYLPDDVCEESLTWKSIYEELCPLAHRVNTEADYIKALRVITEKAVTPSCSSEDDVSQSVSEVTSQEGSSESEESMSGQQQRCLHREPYGERDRKEIDSGKMEGRYATANALSMMASRGKEELNAMSYADRIKYFKDEAKRNEEMMKIERRKEKARDEELKKWEKRQKKLKKLNEEERKRTENMEKNKLEEQRKREKAEMKLKIEHEKKRQEQEKKREKKERKKQEMQQKARAKEEKKRAEEEKKMEKKRAEMLKKIEKQRMEEERNREKERMKVLEMQQKAREKEEKRRKEEQKRRLKIQQEQEKEEQKRQTRIRDEDKKRAELQRIKDHEARFKMEMEKLYEREERNAQIEREKRRALCQKKGQTQRAKQVVAYEVTASTSDASVRREEREQRPETAHTQSAKRRTRKKQKKAADEALTTFE from the coding sequence ATGAGACAGACCCATCCGCATGTCCACCCCAGATCCTCATTGACTGGCCAGGAAAAGGTTAAGGATGAGGTCAACAGGCCAGAGATTGCATCGCCTGAGGAATTGTCTGAGGAAGTTCAACGGAGAGGCGCAGAAATTGCAAATATGTATAAAGCACAGCTGAAAGAGAGGATGGCCcaaaagagaaaggaagagattCTGAAGAAAAGGGTAAACAACGATGACAAGAACGATGACACTGAGGCCTCCTGTTCCTCTGCAGTAGAACAATCCAATACCCCTGCCACAGCCCCCGAGCGCCCGGCCAGCCCAGACGCCACGCCAGTGGCCGCCCAAAAGGACACTCAGGGGGACACCCAGCAAGACCTGGCAGACGTTGTGAATGTGCTCAAGAGGCAATCATCTGATCTATACCTGCCTGACGACGTTTGTGAGGAGTCACTCACATGGAAGTCCATTTACGAGGAGCTGTGCCCGCTCGCTCACAGGGTGAACACAGAAGCTGACTACATCAAGGCGCTCCGCGTCATCACTGAGAAGGCTGTGACTCCCTCGTGCTCGTCTGAGGATGATGTGTCTCAGAGTGTGAGTGAGGTCACAAGTCAGGAGGGGAGTAGTGAAAGTGAGGAGAGCATGAGTGGACAACAGCAGAGATGTCTACACAGGGAACCTTATGGTGAGAGGGACAGGAAGGAGATTGATAGTGGTAAAATGGAAGGGAGATATGCAACCGCCAATGCATTGTCTATGATGGCAAGCCGAGGGAAAGAAGAACTTAATGCCATGAGCTACGCAGACAGGATCAAATATTTCAAGGACGAGGCTAAGAGAAATGAAGAGATGATGAAGATTGAAAGGAGGAAGGAAAAAGCCAGGGACGAAGAGCTCAAAAAGTgggaaaagagacagaagaaatTGAAGAAATTGAATGAGGAGGAAAGGAAAAGGACAGAAAATATGGAAAAAAACAAGTTAGAGGAGCagaggaaaagggagaaggcagagatgaAACTAAAGATCGAACATGAGAAAAAGAGACAAGagcaagagaaaaaaagagagaaaaaagaaagaaagaagcagGAGATGCAACAGAAGGCCCGTGCAAAAGAAGAGAAAAAGAGGgcagaggaagagaaaaagatggagaaaaagagggCAGAGATGTTGAAAAAGATTGAGAAacagaggatggaggaggagaggaacagggaaaAGGAGAGAATGAAGGTGTTGGAGATGCAGCAAAAGGCacgagagaaagaagagaagaggaggaaagaggaacaGAAAAGGAGATTGAAGATACAGCAGGAACAAGAGAAGGAGGAACAGAAAAGGCAGACAAGGATACGGGACGAGGATAAGAAGAGAGCAGAGCTTCAAAGAATAAAAGATCACGAGGCCAGGTTCAAGATGGAGATGGAGAAACTgtatgagagagaagagaggaatgcACAGATTGAAAGAGAAAAGAGGCGTGCGCTGTGTCAGAAAAAAGGGCAGACACAGAGAGCAAAACAGGTGGTGGCATACGAGGTCACAGCGTCTACATCTGACGCCTCTGTgcggagggaagagagggagcagcGTCCAGAGACCGCTCACACACAGTCTGCGAAGAGGAGAACAAGGAAGAAGCAGAAGAAAGCGGCGGACGAGGCATTGACAACTTTTGAGTAG
- the LOC120017363 gene encoding golgin subfamily A member 6-like protein 22, whose product MVQYVWTELFRDTTPLRRFFPTEKTIHAVMAQVIAEEHYSNIDLVNLLVCRQGKENTDSTQKKRKKKRLNEKGTQVELGMREDIHDLDLAHWRLARETWRTERGNMREIKALYGEIFRLHKLLEEIGVDKGVIKQRSTSILCPVSPTLPAFPWYNLHRYLANSQSEPDQHAAGTQKDPSKKHSIFPPLDTQSCTSPDKWPPSQSKKSHPHASHRFAVPSHPLASGPPARMRQTHPHVHPRSSLTGQEKVKDEVNRPEIASPEELSEEVQRRGAEIANMYKAQLKERMAQKRKEEILKKRVNNDDKNDDTEASCSSAVEQSSTPATAPERPASPDATPVAVREDTQGETQQDLADVVNVLKRQSSDLYLPDDVCEESLTWMSIYEELCPLAHRVNTEADYIKALRVITEKAVTPSCSSEDDVSQSVSEVTSQEGSSESEESMSGQQQRCLHREPYGERDRKEIDSGKMEGRYATANAMSVMVSRGREELNAMSYADRIKYFKDEAKRNEEMMKIERRKEKARDEELKKWEKRQKKLKKLNEEERKRTENMEKNKLEEQRKREKAEMKLKIEHEKKRQEQEKKREKKERKKQEMQQKARAKEEKKRAEEEKKMEEKRAEMLKKIEKQRMEEERNREKERMKVLEMQQKAREKEEKRRKEEQKRRLKIQQEQEKEEQKRQTRIRDEDKKRAELQRIKDHEARFKMEMEKLYEREERNAQIEREKRRALCQKKGQTQRAKQVVAYEVTASTSDASVRREEREQRPETAHAQSAKRRTRKKQKKAADEALTTFE is encoded by the exons GTGTGTAGGCAGGGCAAGGAGAACACCGATTCAACCCAGAAGAAGAGGAAAAAGAAGAGGCTAAATGAGAAGGGAACCCAGGTTGAACTAGGCATGCGGGAGGATATCCATGACCTTGACCTCGCCCATTGGAGATTGGCTAGAGAGACATGGAGAACTGAGCGAGGAAACATGAGGGAGATTAAGGCGCTGTATGGAGAAATATTTAGGCTGCACAAACTCTTGGAGGAG ATTGGGGTGGATAAAGGGGTGATCAAGCAGCGCTCCACCTCCATTCTTTGTCCCGTCTCCCCGACACTGCCAGCTTTCCCCTGGTACAACCTCCATAGgtacctcgccaacagccaatcgGAGCCTGACCAGCATGCTGCCGGCACCCAGAAGGACCCATCTAAGAAACACTCAATCTTTCCCCCTCTGGACACACAGAGCTGCACCTCCCCTGATAAATGGCCTCCTTCTCAGTCCAAGAAGTCACACCCACACGCTTCACACCGATTTGCTGTCCCATCCCACCCCCTGGCTTCCGGCCCTCCTGCCCGGATGAGACAGACCCATCCGCACGTCCACCCCAGGTCCTCATTGACTGGCCAGGAAAAGGTTAAGGATGAGGTCAACAGGCCAGAGATTGCATCGCCTGAGGAATTGTCTGAGGAAGTTCAACGGAGAGGCGCAGAAATTGCAAATATGTATAAAGCACAGCTGAAAGAGAGGATGGCCcaaaagagaaaggaagagattCTGAAGAAAAGGGTAAACAACGATGACAAGAACGATGACACTGAGGCCTCCTGCTCCTCTGCAGTAGAACAATCCAGTACCCCTGCCACAGCCCCCGAGCGCCCGGCCAGCCCAGACGCCACGCCAGTGGCCGTCCGAGAGGACACTCAGGGGGAAACGCAGCAGGACCTGGCAGACGTTGTGAATGTGCTCAAGAGGCAATCATCTGATCTATACCTGCCTGACGACGTTTGTGAGGAGTCACTCACATGGATGTCTATATACGAGGAGCTGTGCCCGCTCGCTCACAGGGTGAACACAGAAGCTGACTACATCAAGGCGCTCCGCGTCATCACTGAGAAGGCTGTGACTCCCTCGTGCTCGTCTGAGGATGATGTGTCTCAGAGTGTGAGTGAGGTCACAAGTCAGGAGGGGAGTAGTGAAAGTGAGGAGAGCATGAGTGGACAACAGCAGAGATGTCTACACCGGGAACCTTATGGTGAGAGGGACAGGAAGGAGATTGATAGTGGTAAAATGGAAGGGAGATATGCAACCGCCAATGCAATGTCTGTGATGGTGAGCCGAGGGAGAGAAGAACTTAATGCCATGAGCTACGCAGACAGGATCAAATATTTCAAGGACGAGGCTAAGAGAAATGAAGAGATGATGAAGATTGAAAGGAGGAAGGAAAAAGCCAGGGACGAAGAGCTCAAAAAGTgggaaaagagacagaagaaatTGAAGAAATTGAATGAGGAGGAAAGGAAAAGGACAGAAAATATGGAAAAAAACAAGTTAGAGGAGCagaggaaaagggagaaggcagagatgaAACTAAAGATCGAACATGAGAAAAAGAGACAAGagcaagagaaaaaaagagagaaaaaagaaagaaagaagcagGAGATGCAACAGAAGGCCCGTGCAAAAGAAGAGAAAAAGAGGgcagaggaagagaaaaagaTGGAGGAAAAGAGGGCAGAGATGTTGAAAAAGATTGAGAAacagaggatggaggaggagaggaacagggaaaAGGAGAGAATGAAGGTGTTGGAGATGCAGCAAAAGGCacgagagaaagaagagaagaggaggaaagaggaacaGAAAAGGAGATTGAAGATACAGCAGGAACAAGAGAAGGAGGAACAGAAAAGGCAGACAAGGATACGGGACGAGGATAAGAAGAGAGCAGAGCTTCAAAGAATAAAAGATCACGAGGCCAGGTTCAAGATGGAGATGGAGAAACTgtatgagagagaagagaggaatgcACAGATTGAAAGAGAAAAGAGGCGTGCGCTGTGTCAGAAAAAAGGGCAGACACAGAGAGCAAAACAGGTGGTGGCATACGAGGTCACAGCGTCTACATCTGACGCCTCTGTgcggagggaagagagggagcagcGTCCAGAGACCGCTCACGCACAGTCTGCGAAGAGGAGAACAAGGAAGAAGCAGAAGAAAGCGGCGGACGAGGCATTGACAACTTTTGAGTAG